The following are from one region of the Sandaracinus amylolyticus genome:
- a CDS encoding citrate synthase, which produces MGEPVLDTAISGIGEDGPHYRGRSAVELARSGTRFEIVAEWLWAERWDEDVRFEARDLGIDVRRAARLVAQGAHPLDRLLAGVALIGAAERGSHVEPGGEGTFVRARSLVRRLAALLALAPGEEDRVDEALAAPTIAHAVAIALGLRATKRAAAAIDRALVVMADHELNASTFTARVAAGAGADLHACVLAALATLTGPAHGGSCDRMEALLAEAREPEDAARILAERRRRGDALPGFGHPLYPSGDPRTPPLLDAAEELAPRSVVLRKVRAFTSAMGLAGGEPPTVDAGLVALAGALGAGPGSAAALMAIGRAAGWIAHAIEQREAGFQLRPRARYLPR; this is translated from the coding sequence GTGGGCGAGCCGGTGCTCGACACCGCGATCTCGGGCATCGGCGAGGACGGGCCGCACTATCGCGGTCGCAGCGCGGTGGAGCTCGCGCGGAGCGGCACGCGCTTCGAGATCGTCGCGGAGTGGCTCTGGGCGGAGCGCTGGGACGAGGACGTGCGCTTCGAGGCGCGCGATCTCGGGATCGACGTGCGACGCGCGGCGCGCCTCGTGGCGCAGGGCGCGCACCCGCTCGATCGACTGCTCGCGGGCGTCGCGCTGATCGGCGCCGCGGAGCGGGGCTCGCACGTCGAGCCCGGCGGCGAGGGCACGTTCGTGCGCGCGCGATCGCTGGTGCGACGGCTCGCGGCGCTGCTCGCGCTCGCGCCCGGCGAGGAGGATCGTGTCGACGAGGCGCTGGCCGCGCCCACGATCGCGCACGCGGTCGCGATCGCGCTCGGCCTGCGCGCGACCAAGCGCGCTGCGGCGGCGATCGATCGTGCGCTCGTCGTGATGGCGGATCACGAGCTGAACGCGAGCACGTTCACCGCGCGCGTCGCGGCGGGCGCAGGCGCGGATCTGCACGCGTGCGTGCTCGCCGCGCTCGCGACGCTCACCGGGCCCGCGCACGGCGGCAGCTGCGATCGCATGGAGGCGCTGCTCGCCGAGGCGCGCGAGCCCGAGGACGCGGCGCGCATCCTCGCGGAGCGCAGGCGTCGCGGCGATGCGCTGCCGGGCTTCGGACACCCGCTCTATCCGTCGGGGGATCCGCGCACGCCGCCGCTGCTCGATGCCGCCGAGGAGCTCGCGCCGCGCAGCGTGGTGCTCCGCAAGGTGCGCGCGTTCACCAGCGCGATGGGGCTCGCGGGCGGAGAGCCACCGACCGTCGACGCGGGGCTGGTGGCGCTCGCGGGCGCGCTCGGCGCGGGACCGGGATCGGCCGCCGCGCTGATGGCGATCGGGCGCGCGGCGGGATGGATCGCGCACGCCATCGAGCAACGCGAGGCGGGATTCCAGCTGCGCCCGCGCGCTCGATATCTTCCGCGCTGA
- a CDS encoding protein kinase domain-containing protein produces the protein MTATIDILRGELERLFELDDMKQLSSDLLGIAPDEVGATSGKGAFARALVERCSADDALPALADAIGLVKKGLKEGVDLYVAPAEELAAGTTVGGFKIQKKLGEGGIGIVYLAEKGAGSNGAAAKDGAEGEKVAIKVLRAVHAKDRAAAKRWLTAARAISRVDERGIGRIVATGELEDGRPWVATEHVDGQSLAARLSRTGPMHFNEARPIVRGALAGLEALHAKGMAHGGVKTENVFMLRPSASDKMRNEPSGVLVDPGADRLFARPPITSPDRSGIVPLAGTPKTFAPEQARLGRAVPSGDLYALGVVLYEALTGRAPFTGETAIDVIAQHLTAEPAAPSTHAPRGWVARELDEIVLKALAKDPAARYQSAQELREALESIGRASIPPAARKKEELDQAAFEKAKAALLDAPTDESLAAQLEQLVDAAQEWGKAAEVFTEAAAKVDDVEAKKSLLFRVARLNETDLGDAKAAEVAYRKILEVDPEDEIARVALEELKRQTGDAEGLVELLLEKSEREEVASERAQILREIAETYEKQLGDGDNAFVAWVQALTDEPRDERSQREIERLASGSTERWNEALTALNEAVQASEDRDARIALYVLMGRWYAERLGRPDFALPCYGQALALDPASEAALDGTVELYRKAQSWQELAQILLRRAEVATSQARARDFLAEAAEIVHRRLGDGARAAEIFEKVLEADPAHPKATDALETLYSERKDWAALVALLEKKAESQRGEEKAETLAAIAEVYEDRIADSEKSITSYQKALAIAPRHLGALKGLERILAQKGRFAELLENLRAQLEAVATPRQKISILERVGSIQEEEFVEHAKAAETYEQIVAIEPGHDGANAALARLYRQLHRFDDLAATLERHALRFGAGGSADDARKIGLLLQASKVLMVDVGAPERAIAVAERVLAIDSKHAEALDFVARLRAQTGDVRAALEAVERLADSEREPAKKAELFVRAARILEDSGDKDGAIARYKSALDADSNNAAAASALRSIYAGRGDAHGAAEILLREIAVTSGASAQAKLYADLGFLRRDRLKEPAAATEAFKKALELDTTCTPAARGLGDVAFDANDFKEAAKHYEPLLARTSEMTKDVARDVSVRCGDAFRKLSQFDKAQRAYLNAKAFAPEDREVLERVAAVTFDAGEADEAAELYRDILAKFGKDLVGTDRGNVLYRFGEALRRSEQLEEAATALEDAAQHLPGASEPLDALKQLFATKGDWEKVIKTLRRRMESASDDDRFGLLVETGDVLLQKLGDKQRAGKSYVAALELKGDDRNLLTKLMAVYSETRDWGKLVEVILRIADLVEDPAQLAKYYNTAAAISHFELKRLDEAADYYEQALEHSPLLSKAFEGLVSALTEKTDWTRLESAYRNRIKKLEGLGEGKRPSPEELAHLWDALGELLKHRLNRASDAVEAFDQAQKLEPTNRRRAEQLAEIYAAEPKRWFSKAVSVHQQLLTLSPYRIESYQALRKLYTEGKKPDESWCLCQALTALKNAEPDEEAFFKKHRSRKPLPVKDPMTEDAWAKLVMHPDQDPLLTDIFTTIAPAVIAVRSQPLSSFRLDASKKRDAASDSAEMARSLHHASQITRIALPELYYRDDDAGGLSFVFASPVAVGLGKGARAGGPAQALAFVAARHLAFTKGGMVLRHLVPTGSGLRAWLLAAIKSVVPQFPIPGDLASSVEEHMAAFKKHLSGPQQETLRSLVQKLLSAAPELDLKRWTAAVDLTADRIGFVVANDLEIASALVRASPEESSAVPQKDRLRELHLYSVSEQYLALRHKLGVAIGD, from the coding sequence ATGACCGCGACGATCGACATCCTCCGTGGGGAGCTCGAGCGCCTCTTCGAGCTCGACGACATGAAGCAGCTCTCCAGCGACCTCCTGGGCATCGCGCCCGACGAGGTCGGTGCGACCAGCGGAAAGGGCGCGTTCGCGCGCGCGCTGGTGGAGCGATGCAGCGCCGACGACGCGCTCCCCGCGCTCGCCGACGCGATCGGGCTGGTCAAGAAGGGCCTCAAGGAAGGCGTCGACCTCTACGTCGCGCCCGCAGAGGAGCTCGCGGCCGGCACGACGGTCGGTGGCTTCAAGATCCAGAAGAAGCTCGGCGAGGGCGGCATCGGCATCGTCTATCTCGCCGAGAAGGGCGCCGGGTCGAACGGCGCTGCGGCCAAGGACGGAGCCGAGGGCGAGAAGGTCGCGATCAAGGTGCTGCGCGCGGTGCACGCGAAGGATCGCGCGGCGGCGAAGCGCTGGCTGACCGCGGCGCGCGCGATCTCGCGCGTCGACGAGCGCGGCATCGGTCGCATCGTCGCGACGGGCGAGCTCGAGGACGGGCGCCCCTGGGTCGCGACCGAGCACGTCGACGGTCAGTCGCTCGCGGCGCGCCTCTCGCGCACCGGGCCGATGCACTTCAACGAGGCACGCCCGATCGTGCGCGGCGCGCTCGCGGGCCTCGAGGCGCTGCACGCGAAGGGCATGGCCCACGGCGGCGTGAAGACCGAGAACGTCTTCATGCTGCGGCCCAGCGCGTCGGACAAGATGCGCAACGAGCCGAGCGGCGTGCTCGTCGATCCCGGCGCGGATCGCCTCTTCGCGCGCCCGCCGATCACCAGCCCGGATCGCAGCGGCATCGTGCCGCTCGCGGGCACGCCGAAGACCTTCGCGCCCGAGCAGGCGCGCCTCGGTCGTGCGGTCCCGAGCGGCGATCTCTACGCGCTCGGCGTCGTGCTTTACGAGGCGCTCACCGGACGCGCGCCGTTCACCGGCGAGACCGCGATCGACGTGATCGCGCAGCACCTCACCGCCGAGCCCGCCGCGCCGTCGACCCACGCGCCGCGCGGCTGGGTCGCGCGCGAGCTCGACGAGATCGTGCTCAAGGCGCTCGCGAAGGATCCCGCGGCTCGTTACCAGAGCGCGCAGGAGCTGCGCGAGGCGCTCGAGTCGATCGGCCGCGCGTCGATCCCGCCCGCCGCGCGCAAGAAGGAAGAGCTCGATCAGGCCGCGTTCGAGAAGGCGAAGGCCGCGCTGCTCGACGCGCCGACCGACGAGTCGCTCGCCGCGCAGCTCGAGCAGCTCGTCGACGCCGCGCAGGAGTGGGGCAAGGCCGCGGAGGTCTTCACCGAGGCGGCGGCGAAGGTCGACGACGTCGAAGCGAAGAAGTCGCTGCTCTTCCGCGTCGCGCGCCTGAACGAGACCGATCTCGGCGACGCGAAGGCGGCCGAGGTCGCGTACCGCAAGATCCTCGAGGTCGATCCCGAGGACGAGATCGCGCGCGTCGCGCTCGAGGAGCTCAAGCGCCAGACCGGCGACGCCGAAGGGCTCGTCGAGCTGCTGCTCGAGAAGAGCGAGCGCGAAGAGGTCGCCTCGGAGCGCGCGCAGATCCTCCGCGAGATCGCGGAGACCTACGAGAAGCAGCTCGGCGACGGCGACAACGCGTTCGTCGCGTGGGTGCAGGCGCTCACCGACGAGCCCCGCGACGAGCGCTCGCAGCGCGAGATCGAGCGCCTCGCGTCGGGCTCGACCGAGCGCTGGAACGAGGCGCTCACGGCGCTCAACGAGGCGGTGCAGGCGAGCGAGGATCGCGACGCGCGCATCGCGCTCTACGTGCTGATGGGCCGCTGGTACGCGGAGCGCCTCGGGCGCCCCGACTTCGCGCTGCCCTGCTACGGCCAGGCGCTCGCGCTCGATCCCGCGAGCGAGGCCGCGCTCGATGGAACGGTCGAGCTCTATCGCAAGGCGCAGAGCTGGCAGGAGCTCGCGCAGATCCTCCTGCGCCGCGCCGAGGTCGCGACCTCGCAGGCGCGGGCGCGCGACTTCCTCGCGGAGGCCGCGGAGATCGTGCATCGCCGCCTCGGTGACGGCGCGCGCGCGGCGGAGATCTTCGAGAAGGTGCTCGAGGCGGATCCCGCGCACCCGAAGGCGACCGACGCGCTCGAGACGCTGTACAGCGAGCGCAAGGACTGGGCGGCGCTCGTCGCGCTGCTCGAGAAGAAGGCCGAGAGCCAGCGCGGCGAGGAGAAGGCGGAGACGCTCGCGGCGATCGCGGAGGTCTACGAGGACCGGATCGCCGACAGCGAGAAGTCGATCACGAGCTACCAGAAGGCGCTCGCGATCGCGCCGCGTCACCTCGGCGCGCTCAAGGGCCTCGAGCGCATCCTCGCGCAGAAGGGCCGCTTCGCCGAGCTGCTCGAGAACCTGCGCGCGCAGCTCGAGGCGGTCGCGACGCCGCGCCAGAAGATCTCGATCCTCGAGCGCGTCGGCAGCATCCAGGAAGAAGAGTTCGTCGAGCACGCGAAGGCGGCGGAGACGTACGAGCAGATCGTCGCGATCGAGCCTGGTCACGACGGCGCGAACGCGGCGCTCGCGCGCCTCTATCGCCAGCTGCATCGCTTCGACGATCTCGCGGCGACGCTCGAGCGCCACGCACTGCGTTTCGGCGCAGGCGGCTCGGCGGACGACGCGCGCAAGATCGGTCTCCTGCTCCAGGCGAGCAAGGTGCTGATGGTCGACGTCGGCGCGCCCGAGCGTGCGATCGCGGTCGCCGAGCGCGTGCTCGCGATCGACAGCAAGCACGCGGAGGCGCTCGACTTCGTGGCGCGACTGCGGGCGCAGACCGGCGACGTGCGCGCGGCGCTCGAGGCGGTCGAGCGGCTGGCCGATTCGGAGCGCGAGCCGGCGAAGAAGGCCGAGCTCTTCGTGCGTGCGGCGCGCATCCTCGAGGACTCGGGCGACAAGGACGGCGCGATCGCGCGCTACAAGTCGGCGCTCGACGCGGACTCGAACAACGCGGCGGCGGCCTCGGCGCTGCGCTCGATCTACGCGGGTCGCGGCGATGCGCACGGCGCGGCGGAGATCCTGCTGCGCGAGATCGCGGTCACGTCGGGCGCGAGCGCGCAGGCGAAGCTCTACGCGGACCTCGGCTTCTTGCGTCGTGATCGCCTCAAGGAGCCGGCGGCGGCGACCGAGGCGTTCAAGAAGGCGCTCGAGCTCGACACCACGTGCACGCCCGCCGCGCGCGGCCTCGGCGACGTCGCGTTCGACGCGAACGACTTCAAGGAAGCGGCGAAGCACTACGAGCCGTTGCTCGCGCGCACCAGCGAGATGACGAAGGACGTCGCGCGCGACGTGAGCGTCCGCTGCGGCGACGCGTTCCGGAAGCTCTCGCAGTTCGACAAGGCGCAGCGCGCGTACCTCAACGCGAAGGCGTTCGCGCCCGAGGATCGCGAGGTGCTCGAGCGCGTCGCGGCGGTGACGTTCGACGCGGGCGAGGCCGACGAGGCCGCCGAGCTCTACCGCGACATCCTCGCGAAGTTCGGCAAGGACCTGGTCGGCACCGATCGCGGCAACGTGCTCTATCGTTTCGGCGAGGCGCTGCGTCGCAGCGAGCAGCTCGAGGAGGCGGCGACGGCGCTCGAGGACGCCGCGCAGCACCTGCCGGGCGCGAGCGAGCCTCTCGACGCGCTCAAGCAGCTCTTCGCGACGAAGGGCGACTGGGAGAAGGTGATCAAGACGCTGCGCCGCCGCATGGAGTCGGCGAGCGACGACGATCGCTTCGGGCTCCTCGTCGAGACCGGCGACGTGCTGCTCCAGAAGCTCGGCGACAAGCAGCGCGCGGGCAAGAGCTACGTCGCGGCGCTCGAGCTCAAGGGCGACGATCGCAACCTGCTGACGAAGCTGATGGCGGTCTACTCGGAGACGAGGGACTGGGGGAAGCTCGTCGAGGTCATCCTGCGCATCGCGGATCTCGTCGAAGATCCGGCGCAGCTCGCGAAGTACTACAACACCGCGGCCGCGATCTCGCACTTCGAGCTCAAGCGGCTCGACGAGGCGGCGGACTACTACGAGCAGGCGCTCGAGCACTCGCCGCTGCTGAGCAAGGCGTTCGAGGGGCTCGTCTCGGCGCTCACCGAGAAGACCGACTGGACGCGCCTCGAGAGCGCGTACCGCAACCGCATCAAGAAGCTCGAGGGCCTCGGCGAGGGCAAGCGCCCGAGCCCCGAGGAGCTCGCGCACCTGTGGGACGCGCTCGGCGAGCTGCTCAAGCATCGCCTCAACCGCGCGAGTGACGCGGTCGAAGCATTCGATCAGGCGCAGAAGCTCGAGCCGACGAACCGCCGTCGCGCCGAGCAGCTCGCCGAGATCTACGCGGCCGAGCCGAAGCGCTGGTTCAGCAAGGCCGTGTCGGTGCACCAGCAGCTGCTGACGCTGAGCCCCTATCGCATCGAGAGCTACCAGGCGCTGCGCAAGCTCTACACCGAGGGCAAGAAGCCCGACGAGAGCTGGTGCCTCTGCCAGGCGCTCACCGCCCTGAAGAACGCGGAGCCCGACGAGGAGGCGTTCTTCAAGAAGCACCGCTCGCGCAAGCCGCTGCCGGTGAAGGATCCGATGACCGAGGACGCATGGGCGAAGCTCGTCATGCATCCCGATCAGGATCCGCTGCTCACCGACATCTTCACGACGATCGCGCCGGCGGTGATCGCGGTGCGCAGCCAGCCGCTCTCGTCGTTCCGCCTCGACGCGTCGAAGAAGCGCGACGCGGCGAGCGACTCGGCGGAGATGGCGCGCTCGCTCCACCACGCGTCGCAGATCACGCGCATCGCGCTGCCCGAGCTCTACTACCGCGACGACGACGCGGGCGGCCTCTCGTTCGTGTTCGCGAGCCCGGTCGCGGTCGGTCTCGGCAAGGGCGCGCGCGCGGGTGGCCCCGCGCAGGCGCTCGCGTTCGTCGCGGCGCGCCACCTCGCGTTCACCAAGGGCGGCATGGTGCTCCGGCACCTCGTGCCGACCGGCTCGGGCCTGCGCGCGTGGCTGCTCGCGGCGATCAAGAGCGTGGTGCCGCAGTTCCCGATCCCCGGTGACCTCGCGAGCTCGGTCGAGGAGCACATGGCGGCGTTCAAGAAGCACCTGAGCGGGCCGCAGCAGGAGACCCTGCGCAGCCTCGTGCAGAAGCTCCTGAGCGCGGCGCCCGAGCTCGATCTCAAGCGCTGGACGGCGGCGGTCGATCTGACCGCGGACCGCATCGGCTTCGTCGTCGCGAACGACCTCGAGATCGCGAGCGCGCTGGTGCGCGCGAGCCCCGAGGAGTCGAGCGCGGTGCCGCAGAAGGATCGCCTGCGCGAGCTGCACCTCTACTCGGTGAGCGAGCAGTACCTCGCGCTGCGCCATAAGCTCGGCGTGGCGATCGGCGACTGA
- the yhbY gene encoding ribosome assembly RNA-binding protein YhbY — MRGNASSLNGRQARHLRALAHHLDPVVQVGKEGVSDAVVRAAWQALHDHELIKVKLPQLEKDERREMAQHLRRALSAQIVDEIGRVLVLYRRHPERPKIKLP, encoded by the coding sequence ATGCGCGGGAACGCGTCGTCGTTGAACGGTCGTCAGGCACGTCATCTCCGGGCGCTCGCCCATCATCTCGACCCCGTCGTGCAGGTCGGGAAGGAGGGCGTGTCCGACGCCGTCGTGCGCGCCGCGTGGCAAGCGCTGCACGATCACGAGCTCATCAAGGTGAAGCTGCCTCAGCTCGAGAAGGACGAGCGACGCGAGATGGCGCAGCACCTGCGCCGCGCGCTCTCCGCGCAGATCGTCGACGAGATCGGGCGCGTGCTCGTGCTCTACCGGCGTCATCCGGAGCGGCCGAAGATCAAGCTGCCGTGA
- a CDS encoding 2Fe-2S iron-sulfur cluster-binding protein: protein MTKVRFLPSGYECDVKVGTALVDTCDEHPEAEVPFSCRSASCGTCRVRVKEGMPLLSKPQDDELDVLEVFGDGKDVRLCCQISVVGEGKITLEVVEPE from the coding sequence ATGACGAAGGTTCGTTTCCTGCCGTCCGGCTACGAGTGCGATGTGAAGGTGGGCACTGCCCTCGTGGACACCTGCGACGAGCACCCCGAGGCCGAGGTGCCGTTCTCGTGTCGTTCCGCGAGCTGCGGGACCTGCCGGGTGCGCGTGAAGGAGGGCATGCCGCTCCTCAGCAAGCCGCAGGACGACGAGCTCGACGTGCTCGAGGTGTTCGGCGACGGCAAGGACGTGCGCCTCTGCTGCCAGATCAGCGTGGTCGGCGAAGGCAAGATCACGCTCGAGGTCGTCGAGCCCGAGTGA
- a CDS encoding citrate synthase has product MTEGARIASGLEGVVVAETELSHVDGQAGELWIRGHRVEALAGARSFEEAAWQLWTGAFPDDVASLRASLGAARARAFTAIDPNDPALRDADGMDALRALVARVVIPEGASELDRAIALAASVAVAAAAWQRTQRGEALVAPDPSRWHAADVLRMVQGEAPDPARAAALDRYLVTVIDHGMNASTFAARVVASTGSDDVSAIVAAIGALKGPLHGGAPGPVLDMLDAVGAPERAGAWVDAELDAGRRIMGMGHRIYRVRDPRAAVLEAGIEQLERAGVAKGRLALARAVEKEAEARLAARRPDRALRANVEFYTAVILDAVGLDRRAFTPTFAIGRVAGWCAHVAEQRRTGRLIRPASRYVGPIPG; this is encoded by the coding sequence ATGACCGAAGGTGCACGGATCGCGAGCGGGCTCGAGGGCGTCGTGGTGGCCGAGACCGAGCTCTCGCACGTCGACGGACAGGCCGGCGAGCTGTGGATCCGCGGGCATCGCGTCGAGGCGCTCGCGGGCGCGCGTTCGTTCGAGGAGGCCGCGTGGCAGCTGTGGACGGGCGCGTTCCCCGACGACGTCGCGTCGCTGCGCGCGTCGCTCGGCGCGGCACGGGCGCGCGCGTTCACGGCGATCGATCCGAACGATCCCGCGCTGCGCGACGCCGACGGGATGGACGCGCTGCGCGCGCTGGTCGCGCGGGTGGTGATCCCCGAGGGCGCGAGCGAGCTCGATCGCGCGATCGCGCTCGCCGCGAGCGTCGCCGTCGCCGCGGCCGCATGGCAGCGCACCCAACGCGGGGAAGCGCTCGTCGCGCCGGATCCCTCGCGCTGGCACGCGGCGGACGTGCTGCGGATGGTGCAGGGCGAGGCGCCCGATCCCGCGCGCGCCGCGGCGCTCGATCGCTACCTCGTGACCGTGATCGACCACGGCATGAACGCGTCGACGTTCGCCGCGCGCGTGGTCGCGTCGACGGGCTCCGACGACGTCTCCGCGATCGTCGCGGCGATCGGCGCGCTCAAGGGCCCGCTGCACGGCGGCGCGCCGGGCCCGGTGCTCGACATGCTCGACGCGGTGGGCGCGCCCGAGCGCGCGGGCGCGTGGGTCGACGCGGAGCTGGATGCGGGCCGTCGCATCATGGGCATGGGGCACCGCATCTACCGAGTGCGCGATCCGCGCGCCGCGGTGCTCGAGGCGGGCATCGAGCAGCTCGAGCGCGCCGGGGTCGCGAAGGGTCGGCTCGCGCTCGCGCGCGCGGTCGAGAAGGAGGCCGAGGCGCGGCTCGCGGCGCGACGTCCCGATCGCGCGCTGCGCGCGAACGTCGAGTTCTACACGGCGGTGATCCTCGACGCGGTCGGGCTCGATCGGCGCGCGTTCACGCCGACCTTCGCGATCGGGCGCGTCGCAGGGTGGTGCGCGCACGTCGCGGAGCAGCGCCGCACCGGGCGCCTGATCCGCCCCGCGTCGCGCTACGTCGGGCCGATCCCCGGGTGA